From the genome of Chania multitudinisentens RB-25, one region includes:
- the corC gene encoding CNNM family magnesium/cobalt transport protein CorC (CorC(YbeX) belongs to the Cyclin M Mg2+ Exporter (CNNM) family, and was characterized as belonging to a set of three proteins, at least one of which must be present for CorA to function.) translates to MSDDHSQSNDSPSPKKGFFTLILNQLFHGEPKNRGDLVELIRDSEQNDLIDPDTRDMLEGVMDIAEQRVRDIMIPRSQMVTLKRNQTLEECLDVIIESAHSRFPVISEDKDHIEGVLMAKDLLPLMRTDSEPFSIDKVLRPAVVVPESKRVDRMLKEFRSQRYHMAIVIDEFGGVSGLVTIEDILELIVGEIEDEYDDEEDRDVRQLSRHMFTVRALTPIEDFNDVFGTHFSDDEVDTIGGLVMQAFGHLPARGETIEIEGYLFKVAMADSRRIIQVHVKIPDDSPQPKLEE, encoded by the coding sequence ATGAGCGACGACCATTCACAAAGCAATGACAGCCCCAGTCCCAAGAAGGGGTTCTTTACTCTTATCCTCAACCAGCTATTCCACGGTGAACCTAAAAACCGTGGCGATTTGGTTGAGCTGATCCGTGATTCCGAGCAAAACGATCTGATCGATCCTGATACCCGCGACATGCTGGAAGGCGTGATGGATATCGCCGAACAGCGCGTGCGCGATATCATGATTCCGCGCTCCCAGATGGTCACGCTCAAGCGTAACCAGACGCTGGAAGAGTGCCTGGATGTGATCATTGAGTCTGCCCATTCGCGTTTTCCGGTGATCAGCGAAGATAAAGATCACATTGAAGGCGTGCTGATGGCCAAGGATCTGTTGCCATTGATGCGCACGGACTCTGAGCCTTTCAGCATCGACAAGGTGCTGCGCCCCGCCGTGGTGGTGCCGGAAAGCAAGCGGGTTGACCGGATGCTGAAAGAGTTCCGCTCCCAGCGTTATCATATGGCGATCGTCATTGATGAGTTCGGTGGCGTATCCGGCCTGGTCACCATTGAAGACATTCTGGAACTGATTGTCGGTGAGATTGAAGACGAATATGACGATGAGGAAGATCGCGATGTCCGTCAGCTCAGCCGCCATATGTTCACCGTGCGTGCATTAACCCCGATTGAAGACTTCAACGATGTTTTCGGCACCCATTTTAGCGACGACGAGGTTGATACCATCGGCGGCCTGGTGATGCAAGCCTTCGGCCATCTGCCAGCACGCGGGGAAACCATTGAAATAGAAGGTTACCTGTTTAAAGTTGCGATGGCTGACAGCCGGCGTATCATTCAGGTTCATGTCAAAATTCCGGACGATTCTCCGCAACCGAAACTGGAAGAATAA
- a CDS encoding PhoH family protein, with translation MLEPADNQRLLSLCGPFDDNIKQLERRLGIEINRRDNRFKLVGKNLCVVAGTDILRRLYVDTAPIRGVVPDIDPEQIHLAIKESRVLEQVADGVPDYGKAVNIKTKRGMVKPRTPNQAQYIANIFAHDITFGIGPAGTGKTYLAVAAAVDALERQEIRRILLTRPAVEAGEKLGFLPGDLSQKVDPYLRPLYDALFEMLGFERVEKLIERNVIEVAPLAYMRGRTLNDAFIILDESQNTTIEQMKMFLTRIGFNSKAVITGDVTQIDLPRNQKSGLRHAVEVLSEVEEISFNFFHSEDVVRHPVVARVVIAYEAWEVAEQKRKDAIAEQRKREAHITSEQEAP, from the coding sequence ATGCTGGAGCCCGCAGATAACCAGCGTCTGCTCAGCCTGTGTGGCCCATTTGATGACAACATCAAACAGCTCGAACGCCGGTTAGGCATTGAAATCAACCGCCGCGACAACCGCTTCAAGCTGGTCGGCAAAAACCTGTGCGTCGTTGCCGGCACGGATATCCTGCGCCGCTTGTATGTGGATACCGCCCCCATTCGCGGTGTGGTTCCAGATATCGACCCGGAGCAGATCCATTTGGCGATCAAAGAGAGCCGAGTACTTGAGCAGGTTGCCGACGGCGTGCCGGATTACGGCAAAGCGGTAAATATCAAGACCAAGCGCGGCATGGTGAAACCACGCACGCCAAATCAGGCACAGTACATCGCCAATATTTTTGCTCATGACATCACCTTCGGCATCGGCCCAGCCGGGACCGGTAAAACGTATCTGGCCGTTGCAGCAGCGGTTGATGCCTTGGAGCGCCAGGAAATCCGCCGCATTCTGCTGACTCGCCCAGCGGTTGAAGCCGGTGAAAAACTGGGGTTCTTGCCTGGGGATCTGAGCCAGAAAGTCGATCCTTATCTGCGCCCGCTGTACGACGCCCTGTTCGAAATGCTGGGCTTCGAACGCGTGGAAAAGCTGATCGAGCGTAACGTGATCGAAGTTGCGCCTTTGGCCTATATGCGTGGCCGTACCCTGAATGATGCCTTTATTATTCTGGATGAAAGCCAGAACACCACCATCGAACAGATGAAGATGTTCCTGACGCGCATCGGTTTCAACTCAAAGGCGGTGATCACCGGTGATGTGACGCAAATCGACCTGCCACGTAACCAGAAATCCGGCCTGCGCCACGCCGTGGAGGTGCTGTCTGAAGTAGAAGAGATCAGCTTTAACTTCTTCCACAGTGAAGATGTGGTGCGTCACCCGGTGGTGGCCCGCGTGGTGATCGCTTATGAAGCCTGGGAAGTCGCCGAGCAGAAACGCAAAGATGCCATTGCCGAACAGCGCAAGCGTGAAGCACACATTACCTCTGAACAGGAAGCACCATGA
- a CDS encoding carbohydrate-binding protein, whose protein sequence is MADINSSIPSTLTDDAAGMPDMRNKKIMLGFWQNWPAGNSDGYQQGQFANMNLTDIPEAYNVIAVAFMKGEGIPTFKPYNLSDAEFRRQVGVLNCQGRAVLISLGGADAHIALKTGDEDKLKDEIIRLVETYGFDGLDIDLEQTAINAANNKTVLPTALKKVKDYYAAQGKNFIISMAPEFPYLRTAGNYLDYISALEGYYDFIAPQYYNQGGDGLWVDEANGGEGAWITQNDDTVKEDFLYYLTESLVTGTRNYTKIPPDKFVIGLPSNVDAAASGYVVDPQAVYRAFSRLDANNLSIKGLMTWSVNWDNGKSKTGVAYNWEFAKRYTQLIQGGVLPPQPEKPNAPTALTVSALTATSLQLSWSAATGINPVVSYTVYRNGNAIGQTGSLSLQDRGLTANTQYSYFVTATDSKGNQSLPSSSLTVKTTDDGTTPPNPGITEWEINHAYKAGDIVTYQGKKYTCIQSHTSNAGWTPTAAFTLWQLIA, encoded by the coding sequence ATGGCTGATATTAACTCTTCCATTCCGAGTACCCTAACCGACGATGCCGCTGGTATGCCGGATATGCGTAATAAAAAAATCATGCTGGGTTTTTGGCAAAACTGGCCGGCAGGTAACAGCGATGGCTACCAGCAAGGTCAGTTTGCGAATATGAATCTGACCGATATTCCTGAAGCATACAATGTGATTGCCGTGGCGTTTATGAAAGGCGAAGGCATTCCCACCTTTAAACCCTATAACCTTTCCGATGCTGAGTTCCGCCGCCAGGTTGGCGTTTTAAACTGTCAAGGACGTGCGGTATTAATCTCTCTCGGTGGTGCCGATGCGCATATCGCTTTAAAAACCGGCGATGAAGATAAATTGAAAGATGAAATTATCCGCTTGGTAGAAACCTATGGTTTCGATGGCTTGGATATTGATCTGGAGCAGACAGCAATTAATGCCGCCAATAATAAAACCGTATTACCAACCGCACTGAAGAAAGTAAAAGATTATTACGCTGCTCAAGGTAAAAATTTCATTATCAGCATGGCACCAGAGTTCCCTTATTTACGCACTGCGGGCAATTACCTGGATTATATTTCCGCGCTAGAAGGTTATTATGATTTTATCGCTCCACAATATTATAACCAAGGAGGTGATGGTCTTTGGGTTGATGAGGCCAATGGCGGTGAAGGGGCTTGGATTACCCAGAACGATGACACAGTGAAAGAAGACTTCCTGTATTACCTGACAGAAAGCCTGGTTACCGGCACCCGCAATTACACAAAAATCCCACCTGATAAATTTGTTATCGGCCTACCAAGCAATGTCGACGCAGCAGCAAGCGGTTACGTGGTCGATCCGCAGGCGGTCTACCGTGCATTTAGCCGCTTGGATGCCAACAATCTGTCGATCAAAGGCTTGATGACCTGGTCCGTCAACTGGGACAACGGTAAAAGCAAAACGGGTGTGGCGTACAACTGGGAATTTGCTAAACGCTACACCCAGTTGATTCAAGGAGGCGTGCTCCCACCTCAGCCAGAAAAACCCAATGCCCCCACGGCGCTGACCGTTTCGGCCTTGACTGCAACCTCATTGCAATTGAGCTGGTCTGCCGCCACCGGCATTAATCCTGTTGTCAGTTACACCGTTTACCGCAACGGTAACGCTATTGGCCAAACAGGCAGCCTTAGCTTGCAAGACAGGGGCCTGACCGCCAACACCCAATACAGCTACTTTGTCACCGCAACCGACAGTAAAGGTAACCAATCATTGCCAAGCAGCTCACTGACAGTAAAAACCACGGACGATGGCACCACGCCACCGAATCCGGGCATCACCGAGTGGGAAATCAATCACGCTTATAAAGCTGGCGACATAGTGACCTATCAAGGCAAAAAATATACCTGTATTCAATCACATACTTCGAATGCGGGCTGGACACCGACCGCCGCCTTCACCCTGTGGCAACTAATCGCCTGA
- the miaB gene encoding tRNA (N6-isopentenyl adenosine(37)-C2)-methylthiotransferase MiaB gives MMKKLHIKTWGCQMNEYDSSKMADLLGSTHGYEWTDNVEEADVLLLNTCSIREKAQEKVFGMLGRWKLLKEQNPDMIIGVGGCVASQEGEHIRRRAPCVDIIFGPQTLHRLPEMINHVTGTRSPIVDISFPEIEKFDRLPEPRAEGPTAFVSIMEGCNKYCTFCVVPYTRGEEVSRPSDDVLFEIAQLAAQGVREVNLLGQNVNAYRGATYDGEICSFAELLRLVAAIDGIDRIRFTTSHPIEFTDDIVAVYEDTPELVSFLHLPVQSGSDRILTMMKRSHTALEYKAIIRKLRKARPNIRISSDFIIGFPGETQEDFEQTMNLIADVQFDNSFSFIYSPRPGTPAADLPDDISEEEKKQRLYILQERIQQQVLQFSRRLVGSVQRILVEGPSRKSVMHLAGRTECNRMVNFEGSPEMIGQFVDIEITEVHANSLRGIVVRTEQQMDLRVHESPGAVIARTRKENELGVGTYQP, from the coding sequence ATGATGAAAAAACTGCATATCAAAACCTGGGGTTGCCAGATGAATGAGTACGACTCATCAAAGATGGCAGATTTACTGGGAAGCACACACGGTTACGAATGGACGGATAACGTTGAAGAGGCCGACGTCCTGTTGCTGAATACCTGTTCGATCCGTGAAAAGGCCCAGGAAAAAGTTTTCGGTATGCTGGGCCGCTGGAAACTGTTGAAAGAACAGAATCCAGACATGATTATCGGCGTGGGAGGCTGTGTGGCCTCACAGGAAGGCGAACATATTCGCCGCCGAGCACCCTGCGTGGATATTATTTTTGGCCCACAGACGCTGCACCGTTTGCCGGAGATGATTAACCACGTCACAGGGACGCGCAGCCCGATCGTGGATATCAGCTTCCCGGAAATCGAGAAATTTGACCGGCTGCCAGAACCCCGCGCCGAAGGGCCAACCGCCTTTGTTTCGATCATGGAAGGCTGTAACAAATACTGCACCTTCTGCGTCGTGCCTTACACTCGTGGTGAAGAAGTCAGCCGCCCGAGCGACGACGTGCTGTTTGAGATCGCCCAGTTGGCCGCGCAGGGCGTGCGTGAAGTCAACTTGCTCGGCCAAAACGTAAATGCCTATCGGGGAGCCACCTACGACGGCGAAATCTGTTCCTTTGCCGAACTGCTGCGCCTGGTTGCTGCCATTGACGGTATTGATCGCATCCGTTTCACCACCAGCCACCCGATCGAATTCACTGACGATATTGTGGCGGTGTATGAAGATACGCCGGAGCTGGTCAGCTTCCTGCATCTACCGGTGCAAAGCGGTTCAGACCGTATCCTGACCATGATGAAACGCTCTCATACCGCGCTGGAATACAAAGCGATTATCCGCAAGCTGCGTAAAGCGCGCCCGAATATTCGGATTAGCTCCGATTTTATCATCGGCTTCCCTGGCGAAACCCAGGAAGACTTCGAACAGACGATGAACCTGATTGCCGACGTGCAATTCGATAATAGCTTCAGCTTTATCTACTCTCCGCGCCCCGGCACTCCGGCAGCCGATCTGCCTGACGATATCAGCGAAGAAGAGAAAAAGCAGCGCTTGTATATTCTACAGGAACGTATTCAACAGCAGGTATTGCAGTTCAGCCGCCGCCTGGTGGGCAGCGTCCAGCGTATTCTGGTGGAAGGCCCATCGCGCAAGAGCGTCATGCATCTGGCAGGCCGTACCGAATGCAACCGTATGGTTAATTTTGAAGGCTCGCCGGAGATGATCGGCCAGTTTGTTGATATCGAAATTACCGAAGTGCATGCCAATTCACTGCGCGGTATCGTAGTCCGCACCGAACAGCAGATGGATCTGCGTGTACATGAATCCCCTGGGGCGGTGATTGCCCGCACCCGTAAGGAAAACGAGCTGGGTGTCGGCACTTACCAGCCTTGA
- the ybeY gene encoding rRNA maturation RNase YbeY gives MSQVILDLQIACANGDGLPDAATFQRWLENVLPQFQEEAEVTIRLVDEAESNELNLTYRGKNSPTNVLSFPFEAPPGIELPLLGDLVICRQVVEQEAVEQQKTLEAHWAHMVVHGSLHLLGYDHIEDDEAEEMESLEAEIMQSMGYPDPYLAEKDAN, from the coding sequence ATGAGCCAGGTGATTCTGGATTTGCAAATCGCCTGTGCCAACGGTGATGGTTTGCCAGACGCCGCAACTTTCCAGCGTTGGCTGGAGAACGTGCTGCCACAGTTTCAGGAAGAAGCCGAAGTGACCATTCGGCTGGTAGATGAAGCCGAAAGTAACGAATTGAACCTGACTTACCGTGGCAAAAACAGCCCCACCAACGTGCTGTCATTCCCGTTTGAAGCTCCTCCGGGGATCGAGCTACCGCTGCTGGGCGATCTGGTCATTTGCCGCCAGGTGGTTGAACAAGAAGCGGTTGAGCAACAAAAAACACTGGAAGCTCACTGGGCGCATATGGTTGTTCACGGCAGCCTTCATCTGCTAGGGTATGACCATATTGAAGATGATGAAGCCGAAGAAATGGAGTCTTTAGAAGCCGAGATCATGCAAAGCATGGGTTATCCAGACCCTTATCTGGCGGAAAAAGACGCCAACTGA
- a CDS encoding zinc ribbon domain-containing protein YjdM: protein MQLPHCPKCNSEYTYQDNSLFICPECAHEWSDSNPAEDADTLIVKDANGNLLADGDAVTVIKDLKVKGSSSMLKIGTKVKNIRLVEGDHNIDCKIDGFGPMKLKSEFVKKN from the coding sequence ATGCAACTCCCACACTGCCCGAAGTGCAACTCCGAATACACCTATCAAGACAATAGTCTGTTCATCTGCCCTGAATGCGCCCATGAATGGAGCGACAGCAACCCGGCAGAAGACGCTGATACTCTGATCGTCAAAGATGCCAACGGTAATCTGCTGGCCGATGGCGATGCGGTGACTGTGATCAAAGATCTGAAGGTCAAAGGCAGTTCTTCTATGCTGAAGATCGGCACTAAAGTAAAAAATATTCGTCTGGTTGAAGGCGATCACAACATTGACTGCAAAATTGATGGTTTTGGCCCGATGAAGCTGAAATCCGAGTTTGTGAAAAAGAACTGA
- a CDS encoding HAD-IIA family hydrolase — translation MTIKNVICDIDGVLMHDNTAVPGADLFLARLQEQGMPLVMLTNYPSQTAQDLANRFAAAGLNVPESAFYTSAMATADFLRRQEGKKAYVVGEGALIHELYKAGFTITDINPDFVIVGETRSYNWDMMHKAAYFVTHGARFIATNPDTHGHGFVPACGALCAPIEKITGRKPFYVGKPSPWIIRAALNKLQAHSEETVIVGDNLRTDILAGFQAGLETILVLSGVSTLNDVETMPFRPSYIFPSVADINIF, via the coding sequence ATGACGATTAAAAACGTAATATGCGATATTGATGGCGTGCTGATGCATGACAATACTGCCGTTCCCGGTGCCGACCTGTTCCTGGCCCGCCTTCAGGAGCAAGGGATGCCACTGGTCATGCTGACCAACTACCCATCGCAAACCGCGCAGGATCTGGCCAACCGCTTTGCCGCTGCGGGGCTGAACGTGCCGGAAAGCGCGTTTTATACCTCAGCAATGGCTACTGCCGATTTTCTGCGGCGCCAGGAAGGCAAAAAAGCCTATGTGGTTGGCGAAGGCGCACTCATTCACGAACTGTATAAAGCCGGTTTTACGATTACCGATATCAACCCAGATTTTGTGATCGTGGGCGAAACGCGCTCCTATAACTGGGATATGATGCATAAAGCAGCCTATTTCGTCACCCATGGCGCGCGCTTTATCGCCACCAATCCCGATACCCACGGCCACGGATTCGTTCCTGCCTGTGGGGCCTTGTGCGCACCCATCGAAAAAATCACCGGGCGCAAACCGTTTTATGTCGGTAAACCGAGCCCGTGGATCATCCGCGCCGCACTGAACAAACTACAGGCCCATTCAGAAGAAACGGTGATCGTCGGTGACAACCTGCGCACCGACATCCTGGCCGGTTTCCAGGCTGGCCTGGAAACCATTCTGGTGTTGTCCGGCGTTTCCACGCTGAATGATGTCGAAACCATGCCATTCCGCCCAAGTTATATCTTCCCTTCGGTGGCAGATATCAATATCTTTTGA
- the ubiF gene encoding 3-demethoxyubiquinol 3-hydroxylase encodes MKTSQKRVDVVVVGGGMVGAAAALGLAQAGLSVALLEHQAPEEFDAQSAPDLRISAIGCTSVGLLKQLGVWQAVEKMRLAPYRRLETWEWESSRVTFDAASLGLPELGFMVENRILQLALWQRLTQCENLTLYCPARLQSMQRGQDHWQVMLSSSESLQARLVIGADGAYSQVRKLAAIGTTGWQYRQSCMLITVETGAPQQDVTWQQFFPSGPRAFLPLYDQWASLVWYDSPQRIRQLQALPLVQLEHEIAVAFPPRLGAVQVHAAGSFPLVRRHAQCYIKPGLALLGDAAHTINPLAGQGVNLGYRDVDALLDVISSAREQGEDWASEAVLMRYQRQRRTDNLLMQSGMDVFYAAFSNNLAPLGVARNLALMVAQRAGKLKEQALKYALGL; translated from the coding sequence ATGAAAACGTCTCAAAAACGGGTTGATGTGGTAGTGGTTGGCGGCGGCATGGTTGGCGCGGCGGCGGCTTTGGGGCTGGCGCAGGCTGGGCTGTCTGTGGCGTTGTTAGAGCACCAGGCACCAGAGGAATTTGACGCGCAAAGCGCGCCGGACCTGCGTATTTCTGCTATTGGCTGCACATCCGTAGGCTTACTAAAACAGCTTGGGGTATGGCAGGCGGTGGAAAAAATGCGTTTGGCACCGTACCGCCGGTTGGAAACCTGGGAATGGGAATCCTCACGGGTCACTTTTGATGCGGCATCGTTGGGGTTGCCAGAGCTGGGATTTATGGTGGAAAACCGTATTTTGCAGCTGGCGCTGTGGCAGCGGTTGACACAATGTGAAAATTTAACGCTCTATTGCCCTGCCAGGTTGCAATCGATGCAGCGTGGCCAAGATCACTGGCAAGTGATGTTAAGTTCTTCTGAGAGCTTACAGGCGCGTTTAGTGATAGGCGCAGACGGTGCATACTCGCAGGTGCGCAAGCTGGCCGCGATTGGCACCACTGGTTGGCAGTATCGCCAGTCTTGTATGTTGATCACCGTGGAAACCGGTGCTCCGCAGCAGGATGTGACCTGGCAGCAGTTCTTCCCTTCTGGCCCGCGTGCATTTTTGCCTTTGTATGATCAATGGGCTTCATTGGTATGGTACGACAGCCCGCAGCGTATTCGCCAGCTACAGGCTTTGCCGTTGGTACAGCTTGAGCATGAAATTGCTGTGGCTTTCCCGCCACGTTTAGGTGCTGTGCAAGTACATGCCGCCGGCTCTTTCCCTTTGGTACGCCGTCATGCGCAATGCTACATAAAACCGGGGTTGGCTTTGTTGGGTGATGCAGCCCATACCATCAATCCGCTGGCCGGGCAGGGAGTTAATTTGGGCTATCGGGATGTGGACGCTTTGTTGGATGTTATCAGCAGCGCGCGTGAACAGGGGGAAGATTGGGCCAGCGAAGCCGTGTTGATGCGCTATCAGCGCCAGCGGCGCACCGATAACTTGCTGATGCAAAGTGGGATGGATGTGTTTTATGCCGCTTTTAGCAATAATCTGGCTCCGTTGGGCGTAGCACGCAATCTGGCGCTGATGGTGGCGCAGCGTGCGGGCAAACTGAAAGAGCAGGCGTTGAAGTATGCGTTAGGGTTGTAA
- the asnB gene encoding asparagine synthase B, with translation MCSIFGVLDLKSDPVELRKKALELSRLMRHRGPDWSGVYASDKAILAHERLSIVDVNNGAQPLYNAAHTHVLAVNGEIYNHQALRQKLSDRYEFQTGSDCEVILALYQEKGPDFLDELQGMFAFALYDTEKDAYLIGRDHLGIIPLYMGHDEHGNLFVASEMKALVPVCRSIKEFPAGSYLWSQDGEIRTYYQRDWFDFDNVKDNVTDANALRNALEESVKSHLMSDVPYGVLLSGGLDSSVISAITKKYAARRVEDGERSEAWWPQLHSFAVGLQGSPDLRAAQEVANHLGTVHHEIHFTVQEGLDAIRDVIYHIETYDVTTIRASTPMYLMSRKIKAMGIKMVLSGEGADEVFGGYLYFHKAPNAKEFHEETVRKLLALHMYDCARANKAMSAWGVEARVPFLDKNFLNVAMRINPKDKMCGNGKMEKHIIRQCFESYLPASVAWRQKEQFSDGVGYSWIDTLKEVAAKQISDQQLETARFRFPYNTPTSKEGYLYREIFEELFPLPSAAECVPGGPSVACSSAKAIEWDESFKKMDDPSGRAVGVHQSAYQ, from the coding sequence ATGTGTTCTATTTTCGGTGTGCTCGATCTGAAGTCCGACCCTGTTGAACTGCGCAAAAAAGCCCTGGAGTTATCCCGCTTAATGCGCCATCGCGGCCCGGATTGGTCCGGCGTTTATGCCAGCGATAAGGCCATCTTGGCCCATGAGCGCCTGTCGATTGTTGACGTGAACAACGGTGCCCAACCGCTGTACAACGCCGCGCACACCCACGTTTTGGCCGTTAACGGTGAAATCTACAACCATCAGGCACTGCGCCAAAAATTAAGCGACCGGTATGAGTTCCAGACCGGCTCCGACTGTGAAGTTATCCTGGCGCTGTATCAGGAAAAAGGCCCCGACTTCCTTGATGAATTACAAGGCATGTTTGCCTTTGCACTGTATGACACAGAGAAAGATGCTTACCTGATTGGCCGCGATCATCTCGGCATTATTCCGCTGTATATGGGCCATGACGAGCATGGCAACCTGTTTGTCGCTTCTGAAATGAAAGCGCTGGTGCCGGTTTGCCGCAGCATCAAAGAATTCCCGGCGGGCAGCTATCTGTGGAGCCAGGATGGGGAAATCCGTACCTACTATCAGCGTGACTGGTTCGATTTCGACAACGTCAAAGACAACGTGACCGATGCCAACGCGCTGCGTAACGCCCTGGAAGAATCGGTGAAAAGCCACCTGATGTCCGATGTGCCTTACGGTGTGTTGCTCTCTGGTGGGCTGGATTCTTCGGTGATTTCCGCCATTACCAAGAAATACGCCGCACGCCGTGTGGAAGATGGCGAGCGTAGCGAAGCCTGGTGGCCGCAGTTGCACTCCTTCGCCGTCGGTCTGCAAGGTTCACCGGATCTGCGCGCCGCGCAGGAAGTGGCTAACCATCTTGGCACCGTACACCACGAAATCCACTTTACGGTGCAGGAAGGGTTGGATGCGATCCGTGACGTGATTTACCACATCGAAACCTACGATGTCACCACTATCCGCGCCTCAACGCCAATGTATCTGATGTCGCGTAAAATCAAGGCGATGGGGATTAAAATGGTGCTGTCCGGTGAAGGTGCCGATGAAGTGTTCGGCGGTTATCTGTACTTCCATAAAGCACCGAACGCCAAAGAATTCCACGAAGAAACCGTGCGTAAATTACTGGCACTGCATATGTATGACTGTGCCCGCGCCAACAAAGCCATGTCGGCCTGGGGGGTAGAAGCCCGCGTGCCGTTCTTGGACAAAAACTTCCTTAACGTTGCCATGCGCATCAACCCAAAAGACAAAATGTGCGGCAATGGCAAAATGGAAAAACACATTATTCGCCAATGTTTTGAATCCTATCTGCCGGCGAGCGTCGCCTGGCGCCAAAAGGAACAGTTCTCCGACGGCGTAGGCTACAGTTGGATCGATACCTTGAAAGAAGTGGCCGCCAAGCAGATCAGCGATCAACAGCTTGAAACCGCACGCTTCCGTTTCCCGTACAACACGCCGACCTCCAAAGAAGGCTATCTGTACCGCGAGATTTTCGAAGAACTCTTCCCACTGCCAAGCGCTGCGGAATGTGTTCCTGGCGGCCCATCGGTAGCTTGTTCGTCAGCCAAAGCCATTGAATGGGATGAGTCCTTCAAAAAGATGGATGATCCTTCTGGCCGCGCAGTCGGCGTTCACCAATCAGCCTATCAATAA